The genomic segment CTCCATCTGGAACTCACGGCGACGGTGTTCGTCGTCGCCCTCGTCATCCAGGCCGTCTTCGTACGCGAGGTGCGACTGCGCGGCGCCATGCTGGGCGAGCGGATGCTGGCCGACCTCCGCGAGGACTTCCTCGTCCGGTCGGTCGGACTGCCGCCGGGAGTCCTGGAACGCGCCGGCACGGGTGACCTGCTCTCCCGCATCACCACGGACATCGACCGGCTCGCCAACGCCATGCGCGAGGCCGTGCCCCAGCTGGCGATCGGCGTGGTGTGGGTGGCGCTGCTCCTCGGCGGACTCGCCGTGACCGCACCCCCACTGGCCCTCGCCGTACTGCTGGCCCTGCCGCTGCTGATCGTCGGCTGCCGCTGGTACTTCAAGCGCGCCCCTTCCGCCTACCGCTCGGAGTCCGCCGGGTACGCCGCCGTCGCCGCCGTCCTCGCGGAGACGGTGGACGCCGGCCGCACCGTCGAGGCCCACCGCCTCGGCACCCGTCGCATCGACCTGTCCAACCAGCGTGTCCGCGAGTGGACCGCCTGGGAGCGGTACACCCTGTGGCTGCGATCGGTGCTCTTCCCCGTCATCAACCTCACGCACACCACGATCCTCGGCTCTGTCCTGATCATCGGCGGGGTGTTCGTCCTGCAGGGCTGGATCGGGCTCGGGCAACTGACCACGGGCGCGCTCATCGCCCAGATGCTCGTCGACCCGATCAACCTGATCCTCCGCTGGTACGACGAACTGCAGGTCGCCGAGGTGTCTCTGGCCCGCCTGGTCGGTGTCCGGGACATCGAGCCGGAGGCGGGCGACCCGGCCGTCGCCCCCGAGGGGCGTCATGTCCACGCCGACCAGGTGCGCTTCGGGTACCGCGACGGCGTCGACGTCCTGCGCAAGGTGTCCCTGGAGGTCGCGCCCGGCACCCGACTCGCCCTCGTCGGCCCCTCCGGCGCGGGCAAATCGACCCTGGGCAGGCTCCTCGCCGGGATCTACGCGCCCCGCGACGGCAGCATCACCCTGGGTGGCGCCGAGCTCTCCCGGATGCCCGCCGAGGACGTCCGCTCGCACGTGGCGCTGGTCAACCAGGAGCACCATGTGTTCGTGGGCTCTCTGCGCGACAACCTGCTCCTCGCCCGCACGGCTGCGCAGGACGCCGAGCTGTGGGCGGCACTGGGCTCGGTGGACGCCGACACCTGGGCACGTGCCCTGGACGAGGGACTGGACACGGAGGTCGGCTCCGGGGGCTTCTCGCTCACTCCGGCACAGGCCCAGCAGATCGCGCTGGCCCGACTGGTCCTCGCCGACCCGCACACGCTGGTCCTGGACGAGGCCACCTCGCTCCTCGACCCGCGCGCGGCCCGCCATCTGGAACGCTCCCTCGCCCGCGTCCTCGACGGCCGCACCGTCGTCGCCATCGCCCACCGGCTGCACACCGCCCATGACGCCGACGTCATCGCCGTCGTCGAGAACGGCCGCATCAGCGAACTGGGCAGCCACGACCAACTGGTCGAGGCCGACGGCGCCTACGCCGCCCTGTGGAGGTCGTGGCACGGCTGACCGGCTCGGGGGCGGGGCCGTCACGGGTGTGACCGGCGGACGCGGGGCCACCGTCCCGTGCCCGGTGAACCTGCCCGCAGCCGTCACGGTCCCGTGCCCGGTCGACTCGCTCGGCGCCGCAGCCGTCGCGGGTTCGGTGCCCCTCGGCGGGGAGACCGCGGCCCGAACCCGGGCCACCGGCGGTTGCGGGGCCGCCCGGGCCGTGCCCTGCCGCCGTACCCGGATCGGACGCGCCCCGGAAGGGCCGCGTCCGGGTGGGCGACGGCCAGGTGGTCCGGCGGTCTCCGGCCCCCTGCCGTTGCGCGGTGCCGAACGCGAGTGGAAGGCTGGTGGTGGGCACTGATTCGGGGGACGCCCGTGAACCGCCCGGTTCGCGGGGTTCGGGCCGCAGCCCAGCGGCCCGCGCGCCCACCGTCGCCGAGCGGTG from the Streptomyces sp. NBC_00310 genome contains:
- a CDS encoding ABC transporter ATP-binding protein; its protein translation is MIGVAPPAYDPAAPTTANTLPVGAPATVRAYVAELFRRHRRAFVLLITVNTVAVVASMAGPYLLGALVERVADDARELHLELTATVFVVALVIQAVFVREVRLRGAMLGERMLADLREDFLVRSVGLPPGVLERAGTGDLLSRITTDIDRLANAMREAVPQLAIGVVWVALLLGGLAVTAPPLALAVLLALPLLIVGCRWYFKRAPSAYRSESAGYAAVAAVLAETVDAGRTVEAHRLGTRRIDLSNQRVREWTAWERYTLWLRSVLFPVINLTHTTILGSVLIIGGVFVLQGWIGLGQLTTGALIAQMLVDPINLILRWYDELQVAEVSLARLVGVRDIEPEAGDPAVAPEGRHVHADQVRFGYRDGVDVLRKVSLEVAPGTRLALVGPSGAGKSTLGRLLAGIYAPRDGSITLGGAELSRMPAEDVRSHVALVNQEHHVFVGSLRDNLLLARTAAQDAELWAALGSVDADTWARALDEGLDTEVGSGGFSLTPAQAQQIALARLVLADPHTLVLDEATSLLDPRAARHLERSLARVLDGRTVVAIAHRLHTAHDADVIAVVENGRISELGSHDQLVEADGAYAALWRSWHG